A part of Paenibacillus donghaensis genomic DNA contains:
- a CDS encoding IS110 family transposase, with amino-acid sequence MKYKQSKKQNQRITRISDKTLVVGADIAKETHVARAIDFRGIELGKDCVFSNTRTGLEQLVQWMKELQQEHAKTDVLFGIEPTGHYWFNLAEYLGQQGIPLVIVNPHHVHKSKELEDNSPTKNDYKDAKVIADLVRNGKYSEPKLPTNLYADLRILMNLREKIMVNLGQVQRRMQNWQDRFFPEYTKVFKDWEGKASLITLSEFPTPEEIVALGTEAIVKRWKKDVKRAVGTKRAEQLVETARRSIGLTEGLPAAKIEIKTLLEQYEMFARQLEEILVEVERLLAQIPGTKEMLTVPGVAVVTLAGFLAEVGDLSSYEHGQQIIRLAGLNLKENSSGKKKGKSSITKRGRARLRALLFRAVMPMVAKNAEFKALHQYFTTRSQNPLKKKQSLVALCGKLIRVLHTLGTKRIPYDANDVLGPVRLAQLQMAA; translated from the coding sequence ATGAAGTATAAACAATCGAAGAAACAGAATCAACGGATTACACGAATTTCTGACAAGACCCTTGTCGTAGGCGCAGACATTGCTAAAGAAACCCACGTGGCCCGTGCCATCGACTTTCGGGGCATTGAACTGGGAAAGGACTGTGTGTTCTCCAATACCCGTACCGGGCTGGAACAACTGGTTCAGTGGATGAAGGAGCTTCAGCAGGAGCATGCCAAGACTGACGTCCTCTTTGGCATTGAGCCTACCGGACACTACTGGTTTAATCTGGCCGAATACTTGGGACAGCAAGGGATTCCTTTGGTCATCGTCAATCCGCATCATGTACACAAAAGCAAAGAACTGGAAGACAACTCACCGACGAAAAACGACTATAAGGATGCAAAAGTCATTGCCGATTTAGTGCGTAACGGGAAGTACAGCGAACCGAAACTGCCGACGAACCTCTATGCAGATCTGCGGATTCTCATGAATCTTCGCGAGAAAATCATGGTGAACCTCGGGCAGGTACAAAGACGAATGCAGAACTGGCAGGATCGATTTTTCCCGGAGTATACAAAGGTTTTTAAAGACTGGGAGGGGAAAGCCTCCCTTATTACGTTAAGCGAGTTTCCGACGCCAGAAGAGATCGTAGCGCTCGGTACAGAGGCCATTGTGAAGCGATGGAAGAAAGACGTGAAGCGCGCCGTAGGGACGAAACGAGCGGAGCAACTGGTCGAAACTGCAAGAAGATCCATCGGGCTTACCGAAGGACTTCCCGCAGCCAAAATAGAGATTAAAACGCTTCTGGAGCAGTACGAAATGTTCGCCAGACAACTCGAAGAGATTCTGGTCGAGGTGGAACGTCTACTTGCACAAATTCCGGGAACGAAGGAGATGCTCACTGTGCCGGGTGTGGCCGTAGTCACCTTGGCGGGGTTCCTTGCAGAAGTAGGGGACCTAAGCAGTTACGAGCACGGACAGCAGATCATACGGCTGGCCGGACTGAATCTCAAAGAAAACAGTTCAGGAAAGAAAAAAGGCAAGTCCAGCATTACCAAACGTGGACGTGCAAGGCTAAGAGCCCTGCTGTTCCGGGCGGTCATGCCCATGGTAGCGAAGAACGCGGAGTTCAAGGCGCTGCACCAGTACTTTACGACACGAAGTCAGAATCCATTGAAGAAAAAGCAATCCCTTGTGGCGTTATGCGGAAAACTTATACGCGTCCTGCATACACTCGGTACGAAGCGAATTCCGTACGACGCTAACGACGTGTTAGGGCCGGTACGTCTGGCCCAGCTACAGATGGCAGCTTAA
- a CDS encoding phosphoribosyltransferase, with product MSIINPKHLVTTDDMLYYLHEYHPYYSDSFTKERNPNYDKASKMIFKLKCGDQDALDHFIQKLDKLIPHEVCLSYVPSSDSTKTNSGISRVAQALSKLHNRIDATSCLKRVVSIPKAAYGGPRSIEVHLSSIRLQNANLINGKDVVLLDDITTSGSSFEACKIILQRAQPKSITCFALGKTTR from the coding sequence ATGTCTATTATAAACCCAAAACATCTTGTAACAACTGACGATATGCTTTATTATCTTCATGAATATCATCCTTACTACTCTGACTCCTTCACAAAAGAGCGGAATCCTAATTACGATAAGGCATCAAAAATGATATTTAAGCTTAAATGTGGTGACCAGGATGCTCTTGATCATTTTATTCAAAAACTGGATAAATTGATTCCTCACGAAGTTTGCTTATCTTATGTGCCGTCTAGCGACTCTACCAAAACCAATTCTGGAATTTCGCGAGTTGCTCAAGCCCTCTCTAAATTGCATAATAGAATTGACGCTACTTCATGTTTAAAACGTGTTGTAAGCATTCCAAAGGCAGCGTATGGTGGCCCACGCTCAATCGAAGTCCATCTTTCGTCAATTAGGCTTCAAAATGCCAATCTGATTAACGGTAAAGATGTTGTCTTATTAGATGATATCACCACTTCAGGTAGCTCTTTCGAAGCTTGTAAGATTATTTTACAAAGAGCTCAGCCAAAAAGTATTACTTGTTTTGCTCTAGGAAAAACAACGAGGTGA
- a CDS encoding DNA-processing protein DprA, which produces MFDPNIGILTLLQLKGWGRSAVQFILDEFPNELNSLSAIQNAVNFAHNLNRRVAFSNVEDINVAFNIANRQLESCLKNDISVIGYNDKAFPIHLKSISKAPVILFVKGELNLLNQPSIAVIGTRDPSEYGVLCARRLGTLFSEAGFVVVSGLAKGIDAAGHWGTISARGNTLAVLAQGLNTPIYPAENRELAAKILEHHGALVSEYPPETKAGRNMFVERDRIQSGLSHGVAVVETDITGGTMHTVDFCIQQSRILGCFDHPNEFYNDKARGNKKLIQDGKALPLGSTLQLNEFLDKVRNRYNDELNRSGQQSSKNKKPYPDDEQISFF; this is translated from the coding sequence ATGTTTGATCCAAATATCGGAATTTTAACACTGCTACAATTAAAAGGTTGGGGACGTTCAGCTGTTCAGTTCATTTTAGATGAGTTCCCCAACGAACTAAATTCTTTAAGCGCTATTCAGAATGCCGTCAATTTTGCTCATAATTTAAATAGACGAGTTGCTTTCTCAAATGTTGAAGATATTAATGTTGCTTTTAACATTGCGAATCGTCAATTGGAATCTTGCCTGAAGAATGATATTTCCGTTATCGGATATAATGACAAAGCTTTTCCAATCCATCTAAAATCAATTTCCAAAGCACCCGTAATTTTATTTGTTAAAGGTGAGCTTAATCTACTGAACCAACCTTCTATAGCTGTAATCGGAACAAGAGACCCGTCTGAATATGGAGTTCTGTGTGCCAGACGCTTGGGCACTTTATTTTCCGAGGCTGGCTTTGTGGTTGTAAGTGGTTTAGCTAAAGGAATAGACGCAGCAGGTCATTGGGGGACTATTAGCGCCAGAGGTAATACTCTGGCTGTTCTTGCACAAGGACTAAATACTCCCATTTATCCAGCTGAAAATCGTGAGCTTGCTGCGAAAATTTTAGAACATCACGGGGCTTTGGTTAGTGAGTATCCACCGGAAACAAAGGCTGGGCGAAATATGTTTGTAGAACGCGATCGTATTCAAAGTGGCTTAAGTCATGGTGTCGCAGTTGTTGAAACCGATATAACGGGTGGAACTATGCATACAGTTGATTTTTGTATTCAACAGAGCAGAATTTTAGGATGCTTTGATCATCCTAATGAATTCTATAATGATAAGGCGAGAGGAAACAAAAAGCTTATTCAGGATGGAAAAGCTCTTCCTCTGGGAAGTACCCTTCAGTTGAATGAATTTTTGGATAAAGTTCGCAACCGATATAACGACGAACTAAATAGATCAGGACAACAATCCTCAAAAAATAAAAAGCCATATCCTGATGACGAACAAATAAGTTTCTTTTAG
- a CDS encoding HAD family hydrolase, translating to MIQAVIFDLDQTVVDSRLLAPLRMGKNRNWNIVQKRIPEIQCYDGIIELITSLRQKGRKVAIVTSSPRKSYAEHVLVNFGINVDAIIGYHDSSKHKPHPDPLLKAAKLLNVNPVDILAIGDDPKDVIAAKAAEMYSGAALWGALNKRELLSSSPDFTFYNVEDIYRYIS from the coding sequence GTGATCCAAGCCGTGATATTTGATCTAGATCAAACCGTTGTTGATTCGCGATTACTCGCTCCATTAAGAATGGGTAAAAACAGAAATTGGAACATAGTGCAAAAAAGAATTCCCGAAATTCAATGTTATGATGGGATAATTGAGCTCATAACATCACTTAGGCAAAAAGGCCGAAAAGTAGCTATTGTAACTTCAAGCCCTCGAAAATCCTATGCAGAACATGTTTTGGTGAATTTCGGAATCAATGTTGATGCAATTATTGGTTACCATGACTCAAGTAAACATAAACCTCACCCGGATCCGCTATTAAAAGCCGCTAAACTATTAAACGTTAATCCTGTGGATATACTTGCTATAGGTGATGATCCGAAGGATGTTATTGCTGCAAAAGCTGCGGAAATGTATTCAGGGGCTGCTTTATGGGGGGCCCTAAATAAAAGAGAATTATTGAGTTCATCTCCCGACTTCACATTTTATAATGTTGAGGATATTTATAGATATATCTCTTAA
- a CDS encoding YolD-like family protein: MLKKPAGNILDKDSTVLRTKPQLTTIQFQSIKGSIIKSIEDHSPVWLKVFYPKYDRVLHGIIMTADYQQQRIEIRTIRNQSEWIEIKNILNII; encoded by the coding sequence ATGTTGAAAAAACCAGCTGGGAATATATTAGATAAAGATAGTACTGTGTTACGTACAAAACCTCAACTTACTACGATTCAATTTCAATCGATAAAAGGTTCGATAATTAAGTCAATTGAGGATCATAGCCCAGTATGGTTAAAAGTATTTTATCCAAAATATGATAGAGTGTTGCATGGTATCATAATGACAGCTGATTATCAGCAACAACGAATTGAGATTAGAACAATCAGAAATCAATCAGAATGGATAGAAATAAAGAATATTCTGAATATTATTTAA
- a CDS encoding Asp23/Gls24 family envelope stress response protein, whose protein sequence is MGYETATTPNGAAHENKLMFNNQVIKKIIGLAPNEIEGILSMSGWFMSGLTKLLRSTEDNTKGISTAAVALQVAFDLKVIVTRMQSAKLMKQCKI, encoded by the coding sequence ATGGGCTATGAAACAGCAACCACACCAAATGGGGCAGCGCATGAAAACAAACTGATGTTTAATAATCAAGTCATTAAAAAAATTATCGGTCTTGCGCCGAACGAAATTGAGGGTATTTTGTCAATGAGTGGATGGTTTATGAGCGGACTCACTAAACTTCTTCGAAGTACAGAAGATAATACAAAAGGAATTAGTACAGCGGCGGTAGCGCTTCAAGTTGCCTTCGATTTGAAGGTTATTGTTACCAGGATGCAGTCAGCAAAATTAATGAAGCAATGTAAGATATGA
- a CDS encoding alpha/beta hydrolase yields the protein MRVTKRNVKFNARGLQVAGIINIPENATEKQAYPAIVCVHPGSSCKDQTAGIYAKKLAELGYVTIAFDASYQGESEGVPRFIEEPSVRVEDIRCAVDYLTSLNYVDENRIGVLGVCAGGGYAVNAAMTEHRIKAVGTVVGANIGRVNRESGDPIKLLEAIGQQRTAEARGADSMITNWIPRNQEEREQAGITDIDIIEAVDYYTTPRGQNPNSPNKLNFISVGSVLGFDAFHLAEELLTQPLQIIIGSVQGAFGSYKDGHELYNKAASKDKNLYIVEGASHYDLYDRPEPVKEAVEKLGDFYKAFL from the coding sequence GTGAGAGTTACCAAAAGGAATGTGAAGTTTAATGCACGTGGGTTACAAGTAGCAGGTATTATAAATATTCCTGAAAATGCTACTGAAAAGCAAGCATATCCTGCTATTGTATGCGTTCATCCCGGCAGTAGCTGTAAAGACCAAACTGCAGGTATCTATGCCAAGAAACTTGCTGAGCTTGGGTATGTAACCATAGCTTTTGATGCATCTTATCAGGGAGAAAGTGAAGGGGTACCTCGATTTATTGAAGAACCATCTGTACGCGTTGAAGATATTCGCTGTGCCGTTGATTACTTGACATCACTTAATTATGTAGATGAAAATCGTATTGGCGTACTGGGTGTTTGCGCAGGAGGCGGTTATGCAGTAAATGCCGCAATGACTGAGCATCGAATCAAAGCAGTAGGTACAGTCGTCGGTGCTAATATCGGTCGTGTAAATCGAGAAAGTGGTGATCCGATCAAATTATTAGAAGCCATCGGTCAACAACGCACTGCAGAAGCCCGTGGTGCTGACTCCATGATTACGAACTGGATACCTAGAAATCAAGAGGAGAGAGAACAAGCTGGTATTACAGATATAGATATTATAGAAGCAGTTGACTATTATACAACTCCAAGAGGGCAAAATCCTAATTCTCCGAATAAGCTAAACTTCATTAGTGTTGGTTCAGTCCTTGGTTTTGATGCCTTCCATCTGGCAGAGGAACTACTCACTCAACCTCTGCAAATCATTATTGGTAGTGTACAAGGTGCATTCGGTTCGTACAAAGATGGTCATGAACTCTACAATAAAGCAGCCTCTAAAGATAAAAATTTGTATATTGTTGAAGGTGCAAGTCATTATGATTTATATGACAGACCTGAACCGGTTAAAGAAGCTGTTGAAAAGTTAGGTGATTTTTACAAAGCTTTTCTTTAG
- a CDS encoding TetR/AcrR family transcriptional regulator, with protein sequence MNKIDRRILKSHTAIQSAFLTMLIEVGFDAISVKAITDRADISRKTFYLHYVDKYDLLDRIVAKQLEELEEICDQKKEKGFVEGTVIWFHYFEKHKAFFSALFISRSTVTFRERLLNFMMNQLSNKIDKRDSKNDNEILLKFLGMAVLGIMESFVLNHLNGSTEQIATQVGELMMRTI encoded by the coding sequence GTGAACAAAATAGATAGAAGAATACTAAAGTCGCATACGGCTATTCAATCAGCATTTTTAACAATGTTGATTGAAGTAGGATTTGATGCAATTTCAGTTAAAGCAATTACTGATAGAGCTGACATAAGCAGAAAGACATTTTATTTACACTATGTAGATAAATACGATCTGCTGGATAGAATTGTTGCTAAACAGTTAGAAGAATTAGAAGAAATTTGTGATCAAAAAAAAGAAAAAGGCTTTGTAGAGGGAACAGTGATCTGGTTCCATTATTTTGAAAAGCATAAAGCATTTTTCTCCGCTTTGTTTATAAGTAGAAGCACTGTAACATTCAGAGAAAGATTGCTTAATTTTATGATGAATCAATTAAGTAATAAAATCGACAAAAGAGACTCTAAAAATGATAACGAAATCCTACTAAAATTTTTAGGGATGGCTGTATTAGGTATTATGGAGTCTTTTGTACTGAATCATTTAAATGGCTCTACCGAACAAATAGCAACACAAGTTGGGGAATTGATGATGCGGACTATTTGA
- a CDS encoding zinc-dependent alcohol dehydrogenase — translation MKAAVYYGKDGVRIEEKAIPKVGPRDVLVRNLRGGICGTDINIVKAGKGDIGISLGSEFGHEMVGDVVEVGAEVSPEIEIGMRVGINPITAKKVGRRKSLECSGFSQYVLVEEAELNYNLYRIDKNVPVEVASLLEPMSVGRHGAFSTNPQPEDHIVVVGGGPIGLLAAASLIAEGMNNVCVVDIDEWRLTKAAGLGALTVNTAATTLEEGLARHFGTVNVYGLEVPDVDVFIDAAGAPVLFENIMRIVKPKARISIIAVYKTEVPISLQQVMSKEVQLKGSSGYTHEDFTKVVGYLASFTDELSPLITQVFKLEDIQEAFNTAIAAKETVKIVIDLN, via the coding sequence ATGAAAGCAGCAGTTTATTACGGAAAAGATGGCGTTCGTATTGAAGAAAAAGCTATTCCAAAAGTTGGTCCAAGAGACGTCCTTGTTAGAAATTTGCGCGGAGGAATCTGTGGTACTGATATTAATATAGTCAAAGCAGGTAAAGGGGATATCGGAATCAGTCTTGGTTCTGAATTCGGACATGAAATGGTCGGAGATGTTGTAGAAGTAGGGGCTGAAGTTTCACCAGAGATCGAGATTGGTATGCGTGTAGGCATTAATCCTATTACCGCTAAAAAAGTCGGGAGACGCAAATCCCTGGAATGCTCCGGATTTTCCCAGTACGTCTTAGTGGAAGAGGCAGAACTTAACTATAATTTGTATAGAATAGATAAAAATGTCCCTGTAGAGGTAGCTTCATTGCTCGAACCCATGAGCGTCGGGCGGCATGGCGCATTCAGCACAAATCCGCAGCCTGAAGATCATATTGTTGTTGTGGGCGGGGGACCGATCGGGCTTCTGGCTGCTGCCAGTTTAATTGCAGAAGGCATGAATAACGTCTGCGTGGTCGATATTGACGAATGGAGATTAACAAAGGCTGCCGGATTAGGAGCTCTAACCGTGAATACTGCTGCAACAACTCTTGAGGAAGGATTGGCTAGACATTTTGGCACGGTGAATGTATACGGTCTAGAAGTACCCGATGTAGATGTATTTATCGATGCGGCAGGTGCTCCGGTATTATTTGAAAATATAATGAGAATCGTTAAGCCTAAGGCCAGAATTTCAATTATCGCTGTGTATAAAACCGAAGTTCCGATCAGCTTGCAGCAAGTCATGTCAAAAGAAGTACAACTTAAGGGTTCCAGCGGCTATACTCACGAAGATTTCACTAAAGTTGTAGGATATCTTGCAAGCTTTACAGATGAACTATCCCCCCTTATAACGCAAGTATTTAAGCTTGAGGATATTCAGGAGGCCTTTAACACAGCCATTGCCGCTAAAGAGACCGTTAAGATCGTTATAGATTTAAATTAA
- a CDS encoding TetR/AcrR family transcriptional regulator: MVGVKSNRRTRYTIELIKKCFLNLLETRKMPQITVTEICKQADINRGTFYLHYKDPYELLEVMQKEFNREVLETLQRDQSPCTVDGSLLKLLDIIQEKKTLYRIMVLESGENNFLSEVLLKIQNNYLQRLRENQNMGNLSAMDYSFTYMVNGSMGVINQWLESNGEESPLVIAQLISSLTLTTMNGGRTP; the protein is encoded by the coding sequence ATGGTCGGAGTAAAGAGCAACAGAAGAACCCGATATACAATAGAACTCATTAAGAAGTGTTTTCTTAATTTGCTGGAAACAAGAAAAATGCCTCAAATAACAGTCACGGAAATATGCAAACAAGCTGATATTAACCGTGGCACCTTTTATTTGCATTACAAAGATCCGTACGAATTGTTAGAGGTGATGCAGAAGGAATTTAATCGTGAAGTTTTGGAAACGTTGCAAAGGGATCAAAGTCCGTGCACGGTAGATGGATCGTTACTTAAGCTTTTAGACATAATTCAAGAAAAGAAAACGTTATATCGGATTATGGTATTGGAGAGTGGTGAGAATAATTTTTTATCTGAAGTCTTGCTTAAAATTCAAAATAATTATCTGCAAAGATTGAGAGAGAATCAAAACATGGGGAATCTGTCTGCAATGGACTATTCTTTTACTTATATGGTCAATGGTTCGATGGGAGTCATTAATCAATGGCTCGAATCGAACGGTGAGGAAAGCCCGCTAGTTATTGCACAGCTCATCTCTTCTCTGACTCTAACCACTATGAATGGGGGGAGGACACCCTAA
- a CDS encoding SDR family NAD(P)-dependent oxidoreductase — protein MSSLLNQVALITGAGTGLGRATAIHLAAEGAEVVLVGRRRGKLEEVAQIIEQSNGRYVVIPTDVTNPEEVQRLREQVLTQLGRVDVLINNAGGTGTPTSIHDMTYTIWDSIIRLNLYSPFLVTNAILPVMREQHYGRIVSITSALSTFTYEGFGAYSAAKAGMDALMRMVALEEAKNGILVNMFDPGNLKSEQNPHGAEDPATVVDDIINLATLPINGPSGQILKAN, from the coding sequence ATGAGTTCACTTTTGAATCAAGTCGCTCTTATTACAGGAGCTGGTACTGGGCTGGGTAGAGCTACGGCAATTCATTTGGCAGCTGAAGGAGCTGAAGTCGTATTAGTAGGACGACGCAGAGGGAAACTTGAGGAAGTAGCCCAGATCATTGAGCAGTCGAATGGCCGTTACGTAGTTATTCCTACTGATGTAACGAATCCAGAAGAGGTTCAACGTTTGCGAGAACAAGTTCTAACCCAATTGGGACGTGTCGACGTGTTAATAAACAATGCGGGAGGTACAGGAACACCCACTTCAATTCATGACATGACCTATACGATATGGGATTCAATCATCCGTCTCAACCTATATAGTCCCTTCTTGGTCACGAATGCCATCCTTCCTGTTATGAGAGAACAACATTATGGCCGCATTGTTTCCATCACTTCGGCATTGTCTACCTTTACGTATGAGGGATTCGGCGCGTATTCGGCGGCAAAAGCAGGCATGGATGCGTTAATGAGAATGGTTGCTCTAGAAGAAGCGAAGAATGGCATCCTCGTGAACATGTTCGATCCAGGAAACTTGAAGAGCGAACAGAATCCTCATGGAGCAGAAGATCCAGCAACGGTAGTCGATGACATCATTAATTTAGCGACCTTGCCGATAAATGGTCCCAGCGGGCAAATTTTAAAGGCAAATTAA
- a CDS encoding SDR family oxidoreductase → MKDKIVLITGANSGIGKETATKLATKGASLVLACRDIQKANEAREEIIANTGNTRIETMSLDLASFTSIRTFATEFNKRYESLDVLINNAGLMKGSRFETEDGLELTMGVNHFGTFLLTMLLLDRLKESAPSRIITVSSNAHEYGTIDFDDLQSTKNFEGRAYANSKLANILFTYELARKLQSTGVTANCLHPGMVQSSFYDHPESIEEKERYDLLRPNMISVEEGALTSIYLASSPVLEGVTGKYFDKCKEASSSALSYDIQTAKRLWETSLRVVSLDLTS, encoded by the coding sequence ATGAAAGACAAGATCGTTTTGATCACTGGAGCAAATTCTGGGATAGGGAAGGAAACGGCTACGAAATTGGCGACAAAAGGAGCTTCATTGGTATTGGCATGTAGGGATATTCAAAAAGCGAATGAAGCACGAGAAGAAATCATAGCAAATACGGGGAATACTCGAATCGAAACAATGTCATTGGATTTGGCTTCCTTTACGTCAATTCGTACTTTTGCAACAGAGTTTAACAAGAGGTATGAAAGTTTAGATGTTTTGATTAACAATGCGGGTCTTATGAAAGGGAGCAGATTTGAAACAGAAGATGGTTTAGAACTGACTATGGGTGTGAATCACTTTGGAACGTTTTTACTAACGATGCTTCTATTAGATCGATTAAAAGAATCTGCTCCTTCTCGCATCATTACAGTTAGTTCCAATGCCCATGAATATGGAACTATTGACTTTGATGATTTACAAAGTACGAAGAATTTTGAAGGTCGCGCATACGCAAATTCCAAATTAGCTAATATTTTGTTTACTTATGAACTTGCCCGGAAGTTGCAAAGTACTGGTGTAACAGCCAACTGCCTTCATCCTGGCATGGTTCAAAGCTCTTTTTATGATCACCCTGAAAGTATCGAAGAAAAAGAGAGATATGATCTCCTGAGACCAAATATGATCTCCGTTGAGGAGGGAGCACTTACATCCATCTACTTGGCTTCTTCACCGGTTCTAGAAGGTGTAACCGGTAAATATTTTGACAAATGTAAAGAGGCCTCTTCTTCAGCATTGAGTTATGACATACAAACGGCAAAAAGACTTTGGGAGACAAGCCTGAGAGTTGTCTCGTTGGATCTAACAAGTTGA
- a CDS encoding glycoside hydrolase family 43 protein has product MYNSYYSGYLMVHFIGEEPDGEQVYFSYSKDGLYWKDLNTGMPVLKSDLGEKGVRDPFIVRSPKEGKFYLIATDLRLASGKGWTVAVEEGSRDIIVWETADLVNWSSPWAVTLGVSYAGCVWAPETIYDKVNDEFLVYWASATKEPHEQVRKQKIYCARTRDFRSFSASEKYIERENNIIDTTIIENNGTYYRYSKDETTKNIMVEQGASLDRDAFTNLSAPALEALLGVEGPQIYKFNDREEWCLIVDHFAEEKGYLPLITSDLESGEFQILPESSFDLGITRKRHGGILPITAEESSRLLKAFGNTVNV; this is encoded by the coding sequence GTGTATAATAGCTATTATTCAGGTTATCTTATGGTACATTTTATCGGGGAAGAACCAGACGGAGAACAGGTTTATTTCTCTTACAGTAAAGATGGCCTGTACTGGAAAGATCTAAATACGGGCATGCCGGTCTTGAAATCTGACTTGGGAGAAAAGGGCGTAAGAGATCCTTTTATCGTACGCTCACCGAAGGAAGGAAAGTTCTATCTGATTGCTACAGATCTCCGCCTTGCTAGCGGCAAAGGTTGGACCGTTGCTGTAGAGGAGGGAAGCAGAGACATCATCGTCTGGGAAACTGCTGACCTAGTGAATTGGTCTTCACCGTGGGCAGTTACGTTAGGCGTTTCATATGCTGGTTGTGTATGGGCTCCAGAGACCATTTATGATAAAGTTAATGACGAGTTTCTAGTATATTGGGCATCGGCAACGAAGGAGCCGCATGAACAAGTGCGGAAACAAAAAATCTATTGTGCCCGTACCCGAGACTTTCGCAGTTTTTCAGCATCTGAGAAATATATTGAACGGGAAAATAATATCATTGACACTACGATCATTGAGAATAACGGCACATATTACCGTTATTCGAAGGATGAGACGACTAAAAATATCATGGTAGAACAAGGAGCTTCGCTCGACAGAGATGCTTTCACTAATCTGAGCGCTCCAGCTCTGGAAGCCTTACTGGGCGTGGAGGGTCCTCAAATTTACAAATTTAATGACCGTGAAGAATGGTGCCTTATAGTGGATCACTTTGCAGAAGAGAAGGGCTATCTTCCCTTGATTACCTCAGATCTTGAAAGTGGTGAATTCCAGATTCTACCGGAAAGTTCGTTTGATCTGGGAATAACCAGAAAACGTCATGGCGGAATCCTCCCAATTACTGCTGAAGAAAGCAGCCGCCTTTTGAAGGCATTTGGCAACACTGTTAATGTATAG